From Diceros bicornis minor isolate mBicDic1 chromosome 17, mDicBic1.mat.cur, whole genome shotgun sequence, the proteins below share one genomic window:
- the LOC131415971 gene encoding olfactory receptor 6C2-like — protein sequence MRNHSVTTFLLLGLTDDPQLQGLLLIFLFFTYLLSVTGNLAIVSLTLVDSHLKTPMYFFLQNFSCLEILFTSACVPRYLYNLSTGDKTITYCACAIQAFFADLFGVIEFFLLATMSYDRYMAICKPLHYTTLMSSRVCRRLIVCCWMAGLIIILPPFSLSQNLEFCDSNVIDSFLCDVSPFLKISCSDTWVIEQMVIVCAVLTFITTLLCVVLSYTCIIKTIIRFPSAQQRKKAFSTCSSHMIVVSITYGSCIFIYVKPSAKQSVAINKAVIVLTTSIAPMLNPFIYTLRNKQVKQAFNASIKRIILSLKR from the coding sequence ATGAGAAACCATTCAGTAACAACATTCCTTCTCCTGGGACTAACAGATGATCCACAACTTCAAGGTCTgcttctaatttttctattttttacctACTTATTGAGTGTAACTGGGAACCTGGCTATTGTCTCACTTACATTAGTGGATTCTCACCTTAAAACACCAATgtattttttcctacaaaatttttcCTGCTTGGAGATCTTATTCACATCAGCTTGTGTTCCTAGATACTTATATAACCTATCAACAGGTGACAAGACTATTACCTACTGTGCTTGTGCCATTCAAGCATTTTTCGCTGATCTTTTTGGAGTAATTGAATTTTTTCTCCTGGCCACCATGTCCTATGACCGCTacatggccatctgcaaacccctGCATTACACCACTCTCATGAGCAGCAGAGTCTGTAGAAGACTCATCGTTTGCTGTTGGATGGCTGGCTTGATAATCATACTCCCACCATTTAGCTTGAGCCaaaatttggaattctgtgactcTAATGTCATTGATAGCTTTCTCTGTGATGTATCTCCTTTCCTGAAGATTTCATGCTCAGACACGTGGGTCATTGAGCAGATGGTTATAGTCTGTGCTGTGCTGACCTTCATCACAACCCTTCTTTGTGTAGTTCTCTCCTACACATGCATAATCAAGACTATTATAAGATtcccttctgctcagcaaaggaaaaaagccTTTTCTACCTGTTCTTCTCACATGATTGTGGTTTCTATCACCTATGGCAGCTGTATCTTCATCTACGTCAAACCTTCAGCAAAACAATCAGTGGCTATTAATAAGGCTGTAATAGTCCTCACTACTTCCATCGCTCCTATGTTGAACCCCTTCATTTACACTTTGAGAAACAAGCAAGTAAAACAAGCCTTCAATGCCTC